AATTCTTTGACGCATTTCCCAGGAGCCAgaagcataaaaataacaattctaTCCAGGCATCTTGTTTGTCATAATTTATAGGATGCTTTGGTTGGTGAAATAGTATCTATCAAATGTACTTCCTTTGCATCTGCGCAAAAGGGTTAGACCCCCCCCCATACAATTAATAATGCAATCGGTTACCAAGCAGTGAGATCAACAGTGCAGAGTCTATATGTATGATGATTTGAACGGAGGTATCTTGTATCATAAGCTACAGAATGGGTTCATTTCCGAGATCTGCTATTATTTTTCTTATAGTAAGTTTGGTTATTACTGCCGTGGAGTGTGTGCCCCTTTCTGTAATCAACCACAGCCATATGTTTGGTAAGATGTAGAGTATAACGTAACTCAATATCGTAAAACATTCCGGAccaacgaaaaaaaaaccaaaaaataaaacgACTGATTTCTCATTCCATTTCAGATGTGGAAATCGCGTATCACCAACCCGGGGTTCATCACCGTGAGCCTCGCGGGGCTAGGACCGGACGGGGGAATTCTCTCGACACCTGGGCCTGCGAGACGGTCATCCCGCTACCCGATGATATCCGTGCCGAGTTTCCCTTGGACCCGTTCTACCAGAAGTACACCCACGCCTATGGTATCCCCATCATATCATCTGATAATTGCGGGGATGCGGCCGTGATCCGTGCTTGCTACACGGTACGATTTCTCTTAGCGGATCGTAAGGACATTAGGGATTCCATGTTTGACCAGTACGGCCGGGTTGGGGTGATTGCTCAATCTGAACGCACAACTGAAATACCGGAACATAGCCACCTGGACAGTGATTATTACGATAGCCGGGCTCGTGGGTTAGGCGGTATACCTAGCATTCCAATAACCACGAACGCAGAAGAGAATCTTTTGTGTCGTTTCTTACAAGATCTCTGGTATTTGGAGGATGTCCTTGTCCATGAATTCGCACACTCAATTCACCGCATCTCCCTGGACAAAATAGACCCATCTTTTTCCGAAACCTTGGCAAGTATCTACACCATGGCCAAAGAGGGCAATCTGTTTCCCAATACGTATGCCATCAGCAAGATAACAGAATATTTCGCAGAAGGGGTGCAGTCATTCTTCAACGTTCAGACGTGTACCTCGTTTCAGGACGGCGTACATAACCACATCTGTACGCGAGACGCATTGATGGACTACGATCCACGGCTGTACAATCTCATTGAACAGGTTTTCCCTTGCAAGAATGTTCTCGTGGATCGCTGTGAAACCAACCAGAGTAAGTAACATTTTCGATTTAATAAAGCAAACCCTTCATTATGGATCCTTAATAACACTGGaaatagaccagtcttctcacttggtgtacctcaacattatgcacaaagtaacaaacggAAGAAACAACAGCCTTGACATTCGACATTTTGGCTTTcggatgctttatttcgagacctcaaaatctaattctgaagtctcgaaatcaaattcaaatattttagtggaaatgttttcattctcgaaaactacgttacttctgagggagccgtttctaacactGATAATACTcccaaaagctctccattgctcgttaccatggtgatattttatgctaacaattattttgagtaattaccaatagtgccttcaATGGTTGGGCATAGATTGGCTTGAGTCGTGTTTTATGCTGATGTAGGTAGAAAGAAACACTACAAGTAAAATATGAACATTTTAGCTGTGTTGCTGAaaacacacttaaaggcacacgttgccttggatcggacgagttggtctacaaaaagcgtttgaaaccgttggttatgaaatgcatatgtttagaaagatgttttaaaggcagtggacactattggtaactgtcaaagactagcctttacagttggtgtatctcaacatatgcataaaataacaaacctgtgaaaatttgagctcaatcggtcatcgaacttgcgagataataacgaaagaaaaaatacccttgtcacaacAAGTTGtctgcgtttagatagttgagttcgagacctcaaattctaaacttgaggtctcgaaattaaattcatggaaaattacttctttctcgaaaactatggcacttcagagggagccatttctcacaatgttttataccatcaacctctccccattactcgtcaccaagaaaggttttacgctaataattattgtgagtaattaccaatagtgtccactgcctttaaaagtagaatataacgatccacacaagtatcactcaaaattgcacggttttctttttacgtcgcgaactatcacggtcggccttttatgggaaaaattttgactcccataagtagccgaccgtgttattggacgaggtaaaagaaaaccacgcaatttcgaggcatatttgtgtagatcattgtattctacttttacaacatctttctaaccatatgcattttataacaaacggttacaaaacgcttttcaaagaccaacttgaccgatccaaggcaacgtttccttTAATACAAAAACTGTCATGTTATTGTCACAAGAATATCGAATCCATTCATGTTTGGCGAAATTCCAGCGGTCACAAACCGTATCTCTGACCGCAGCATTCGCGAACAAACCC
Above is a genomic segment from Asterias rubens chromosome 10, eAstRub1.3, whole genome shotgun sequence containing:
- the LOC117296097 gene encoding uncharacterized protein LOC117296097, translated to MHGGVMFKSKDLCGEKKTLLSGNEAEPNAVWRQIFTDVEIAYHQPGVHHREPRGARTGRGNSLDTWACETVIPLPDDIRAEFPLDPFYQKYTHAYGIPIISSDNCGDAAVIRACYTVRFLLADRKDIRDSMFDQYGRVGVIAQSERTTEIPEHSHLDSDYYDSRARGLGGIPSIPITTNAEENLLCRFLQDLWYLEDVLVHEFAHSIHRISLDKIDPSFSETLASIYTMAKEGNLFPNTYAISKITEYFAEGVQSFFNVQTCTSFQDGVHNHICTRDALMDYDPRLYNLIEQVFPCKNVLVDRCETNQTLAANQVVNMSCDVSVTTEDPTTQTTSASTTAEGFVSVEATNLPRNDAIKIVVGVIVPVVAIGAVIGLVFVYKHLMTKNIVTAAQN